The Pan troglodytes isolate AG18354 chromosome 1, NHGRI_mPanTro3-v2.0_pri, whole genome shotgun sequence genome includes a region encoding these proteins:
- the LOC129137479 gene encoding neuroblastoma breakpoint family member 26 isoform X1 — protein MSRPSSLRMSQTSPRGGTSKNSWLRGVDWHSKLSKSSAQKMTKMRMKMFKLRRLRKCRNHLPPGRCRRLKKRKSLRTHWRNVPSLVQIAMALMTPTSHIGKPNSHLRKTKSTQLSLAHPLMLNGRMLYTLFQKMKVMMRKRKKKGQCLPGSAGSCWMRKGLKSCRTHWIDVIQLLPVVLNSLTPARPMEVRFMHWRKNMLAFLLTWEKLKRRGRGRKEGEEDPNPPCPRLNGMLMEVEEPEVLQDSLDRCYSTPSMYFELPDSFQHYRSVFYSFEEQHISFALYVDNRFFTLTALMDLSFFFSNHFLMLLLKSSGALWCLIFPGCFFSFVSFSRLNGVLMEVEEPEVLQDSLDRCYSTPSGCLELTDSCQPYRSAFYVLEQQRVGLAVDMDGIQKYQEVEEDQDPSCPRLSRELLDEKGPEVLQDSLDRCYSTPSGYLELPDLGQPYSSAVYSLEEQYLGLALDVDRIKKDQEEEEDQGPPCPRLSRELLDEKGPEVLQDSLDRCYSTPSSCLEQPDSCQAYGSSFYALEEKHVGFSLDVGEIEKGKGKKRRGRRSKKKRRRGRKEGEEDPNPPCPRLNGVLMEVEEPEVLQDSLDRCYSTPSMYFELPDSFQHYRSVFYSFEEEHINFALYVDNRFFTLTVTSLHLVFQMEVIFPQ, from the exons ATGTCCAGGCCCTCCTCACTCCGGATGAGCCAGACAAGTCCCAGGGGCGGGACCTCCAAGAACAGCTGGCTGAGGGGTGTAGACTGGCACAGCAAGTTGTCCAAAAGCTCAGCCCAG aaaatgacgaagatgaggatgaagatgttcaagttgaggaggctgagaaagtgcAGAAATCATCTCCCCCCAG GGAGATGCAGAAGGCTGAAGAAAAGGAAGTCCCTGAGGACTCACTGGAGGAATGTGCCATCACTTGTTCAAATAGCCATGGCCCTTATGACTCCAACCAGCCACATAGGAAAACCAAATTCACATTTGAGGAAGACAAAGTCGACTCAACTCTCATTGGCTCATCCTCTCATGTTGAATGGGAGGATGCTGTACACATTATTCCAG aaaatgaaagtgatgatgaggaagaggaagaaaaagggccAGTGTCTCCCAG GCTCAGCAGGGAGCTGCTGGATGAGAAAGGGCCTGAAGTCTTGCAGGACTCACTGGATAGATGTTATTCAACTCCTTCCAGTTGTCTTGAACAGCCTGACTCCTGCCAGGCCTATGGAAGTTCGTTTTATGCATTGGAGGAAAAACATGTTGGCTTTTCTCTTGACGTGGGAG AAATtgaaaagaaggggaaggggaagaaaagaaggggaagaagatccAAACCCACCATGCCCCAG GCTCAACGGCATGCTGATGGAAGTGGAAGAGCCTGAAGTCTTACAGGACTCACTGGATAGATGTTATTCGACTCCGTCAATGTACTTTGAACTACCTGACTCATTCCAGCACTACAGAAGTGTGTTTTACTCATTTGAGGAACAGCACATCAGCTTCGCCCTTTACGTGGACAATAGGTTTTTTACTTTGACGGCATTAATGGatctatcctttttcttttctaaccacTTCCTTATGTTACTTCTGAAATCTAGTGGGGCTCTGTGGTGTCTGATTTTCCCTGGCTGCTTCTTTAGTTTTGTCTCCTTTTCCAGGCTCAACGGCGTGCTGATGGAAGTGGAAGAGCCTGAAGTCTTACAGGACTCACTGGATAGATGTTATTCAACTCCTTCAGGTTGTCTTGAACTGACTGACTCATGCCAGCCCTACAGAAGTGCCTTTTACGTATTGGAGCAACAGCGTGTTGGCTTGGCTGTTGACATGGATG GAATTCAAAAGTACCAAGAAGTGGAAGAAGACCAAGACCCATCATGCCCCAG GCTCAGCAGGGAGCTGCTGGATGAGAAAGGGCCTGAAGTCTTGCAGGACTCACTGGATAGATGTTATTCGACTCCTTCAGGTTATCTTGAATTGCCTGACTTAGGCCAGCCCTACAGCAGTGCTGTTTACTCATTGGAGGAACAGTACCTTGGCTTGGCTCTTGACGTGGACA GAATTAAAAAGGaccaagaagaggaagaagaccaAGGCCCACCATGCCCCAG gCTCAGCAGGGAGCTGCTGGATGAGAAAGGGCCTGAAGTCTTGCAGGACTCACTGGATAGATGTTATTCAACTCCTTCCAGTTGTCTTGAACAGCCTGACTCCTGCCAGGCCTATGGAAGTTCGTTTTATGCATTGGAGGAAAAACATGTTGGCTTTTCTCTTGACGTGGGAG AAATtgaaaaggggaaggggaagaaaagaaggggaagaagatcaaagaagaaaagaagaaggggaagaaaagaaggggaagaagatccAAACCCACCATGCCCCAG GCTCAACGGCGTGCTGATGGAAGTGGAAGAGCCTGAAGTCTTACAGGACTCACTGGATAGATGTTATTCGACTCCGTCAATGTACTTTGAACTACCTGACTCATTCCAGCACTACAGAAGTGTGTTTTACTCATTTGAGGAAGAGCACATCAACTTCGCCCTTTACGTGGACAATAGGTTTTTTACTTTGACGGTGACAAGTCTCCACCTGGTGTTCCAGATGGAAGTCATATTCCCACAATAA
- the LOC129137479 gene encoding neuroblastoma breakpoint family member 26 isoform X2, which yields MSMSRPSSLRMSQTSPRGGTSKNSWLRGVDWHSKLSKSSAQKMTKMRMKMFKLRRLRKCRNHLPPGRCRRLKKRKSLRTHWRNVPSLVQIAMALMTPTSHIGKPNSHLRKTKSTQLSLAHPLMLNGRMLYTLFQKMKVMMRKRKKKGQCLPGSAGSCWMRKGLKSCRTHWIDVIQLLPVVLNSLTPARPMEVRFMHWRKNMLAFLLTWEKLKRRGRGRKEGEEDPNPPCPRLNGMLMEVEEPEVLQDSLDRCYSTPSMYFELPDSFQHYRSVFYSFEEQHISFALYVDNRLNGVLMEVEEPEVLQDSLDRCYSTPSGCLELTDSCQPYRSAFYVLEQQRVGLAVDMDGIQKYQEVEEDQDPSCPRLSRELLDEKGPEVLQDSLDRCYSTPSGYLELPDLGQPYSSAVYSLEEQYLGLALDVDRIKKDQEEEEDQGPPCPRLSRELLDEKGPEVLQDSLDRCYSTPSSCLEQPDSCQAYGSSFYALEEKHVGFSLDVGEIEKGKGKKRRGRRSKKKRRRGRKEGEEDPNPPCPRLNGVLMEVEEPEVLQDSLDRCYSTPSMYFELPDSFQHYRSVFYSFEEEHINFALYVDNRFFTLTVTSLHLVFQMEVIFPQ from the exons ATGAGCATGTCCAGGCCCTCCTCACTCCGGATGAGCCAGACAAGTCCCAGGGGCGGGACCTCCAAGAACAGCTGGCTGAGGGGTGTAGACTGGCACAGCAAGTTGTCCAAAAGCTCAGCCCAG aaaatgacgaagatgaggatgaagatgttcaagttgaggaggctgagaaagtgcAGAAATCATCTCCCCCCAG GGAGATGCAGAAGGCTGAAGAAAAGGAAGTCCCTGAGGACTCACTGGAGGAATGTGCCATCACTTGTTCAAATAGCCATGGCCCTTATGACTCCAACCAGCCACATAGGAAAACCAAATTCACATTTGAGGAAGACAAAGTCGACTCAACTCTCATTGGCTCATCCTCTCATGTTGAATGGGAGGATGCTGTACACATTATTCCAG aaaatgaaagtgatgatgaggaagaggaagaaaaagggccAGTGTCTCCCAG GCTCAGCAGGGAGCTGCTGGATGAGAAAGGGCCTGAAGTCTTGCAGGACTCACTGGATAGATGTTATTCAACTCCTTCCAGTTGTCTTGAACAGCCTGACTCCTGCCAGGCCTATGGAAGTTCGTTTTATGCATTGGAGGAAAAACATGTTGGCTTTTCTCTTGACGTGGGAG AAATtgaaaagaaggggaaggggaagaaaagaaggggaagaagatccAAACCCACCATGCCCCAG GCTCAACGGCATGCTGATGGAAGTGGAAGAGCCTGAAGTCTTACAGGACTCACTGGATAGATGTTATTCGACTCCGTCAATGTACTTTGAACTACCTGACTCATTCCAGCACTACAGAAGTGTGTTTTACTCATTTGAGGAACAGCACATCAGCTTCGCCCTTTACGTGGACAATAG GCTCAACGGCGTGCTGATGGAAGTGGAAGAGCCTGAAGTCTTACAGGACTCACTGGATAGATGTTATTCAACTCCTTCAGGTTGTCTTGAACTGACTGACTCATGCCAGCCCTACAGAAGTGCCTTTTACGTATTGGAGCAACAGCGTGTTGGCTTGGCTGTTGACATGGATG GAATTCAAAAGTACCAAGAAGTGGAAGAAGACCAAGACCCATCATGCCCCAG GCTCAGCAGGGAGCTGCTGGATGAGAAAGGGCCTGAAGTCTTGCAGGACTCACTGGATAGATGTTATTCGACTCCTTCAGGTTATCTTGAATTGCCTGACTTAGGCCAGCCCTACAGCAGTGCTGTTTACTCATTGGAGGAACAGTACCTTGGCTTGGCTCTTGACGTGGACA GAATTAAAAAGGaccaagaagaggaagaagaccaAGGCCCACCATGCCCCAG gCTCAGCAGGGAGCTGCTGGATGAGAAAGGGCCTGAAGTCTTGCAGGACTCACTGGATAGATGTTATTCAACTCCTTCCAGTTGTCTTGAACAGCCTGACTCCTGCCAGGCCTATGGAAGTTCGTTTTATGCATTGGAGGAAAAACATGTTGGCTTTTCTCTTGACGTGGGAG AAATtgaaaaggggaaggggaagaaaagaaggggaagaagatcaaagaagaaaagaagaaggggaagaaaagaaggggaagaagatccAAACCCACCATGCCCCAG GCTCAACGGCGTGCTGATGGAAGTGGAAGAGCCTGAAGTCTTACAGGACTCACTGGATAGATGTTATTCGACTCCGTCAATGTACTTTGAACTACCTGACTCATTCCAGCACTACAGAAGTGTGTTTTACTCATTTGAGGAAGAGCACATCAACTTCGCCCTTTACGTGGACAATAGGTTTTTTACTTTGACGGTGACAAGTCTCCACCTGGTGTTCCAGATGGAAGTCATATTCCCACAATAA